Genomic window (Vigna unguiculata cultivar IT97K-499-35 chromosome 10, ASM411807v1, whole genome shotgun sequence):
GATTCCTATAAATATCGCCTAAGTGCCACAATCGACCAACAATTGCTTTACTAAAACTgtacattttgtttttgtttttaattggttaatattgtttagttttatatttcAGTTATGGCTTCCAACGAAGAGGGAAAAATCTCTTTGAAATATTGGGTTGACGATAAAAAAGAACGTGTAATTGTGGCGGAAGCAAGTGGGGAGTTGGTAGATGTTCTCTTCAGTTTCCTTACCCTTCCATTGGGAACTATTATTCGGCTTTGGGACACCTCTGAACAACAACAAAGGCGTGAGAACACTTCTGAACAACAAGAAGGACCTGGTTGCATCAACAATCTGTGCCCGAGTTTTAAGGATATTTTGGGACTTCGGAACAACTCTCAACAACAAGTAGGACGTGAGAACATCTCTGAACAACTAGTAGGGCGTGGGAACACCTCTGAGGAACAAGAAGGGCGCGATAACAACTCTGAGCAACAACAAAGGCCTGACAACAGCTCTGAACAACAAGAAGGGCTTGAGAACAGCTCTCAACAACAACAAGGACATGAGAACACCTCTGAACAGCAACAAAGGCGTGAGAACACCTCTCAACAACAACAAGTAGAGCATGAGAACAACTCTGAACAACAACAAAGGCGTGAGAACACCTCTGAACAACAAATAGGGCATGAGAACAACTCCGAACAACAAGAAGGACCTGGTTGCATCAACAAGCTGTGCCACAATTTTAAGGATATTTTGGGGCTTCGGTCTAAACAACAAGTAGGGCTTGGTTGCATCAAGGAGCTTTACCAGAGTGTTAATAAGTTGGACTCTGATGTTTTCAGGAACAACAACTGCCAGGAAATGTTGCATTCTCCGCGCAACCCCTTAGAGAGCTCTTGCCAGAGACTAAAAGTGAAAGTGGATGATACAAAACCCACAAAGTATTTCATGTGTCATAACTGTTTAAAAGAAGGAAGTAAATTGTTGGTGAGTTCTTTATCTGATGTAAAGTGCGACTGCGGGTCATTGAtgagaaaagaaatagaaatgcTGGAAGAGCATGGTGGTGACGATGGTGTTTTTGTCAAAGGAAAGGCCATGTTTTTGATCTATGATGACTTGACAGTGCGCCGAAGCTCTCCAAGTGAATCCATTAAATCACCCATCAAACTTGGACACAAAAAACTCGAAAACCAGATAGAAGAGGAGCTTGACAGGAAAAAGGTAATATTTCTTAGGTAGAAAAGACTATTCCTCCAATATTCGACAGTTTCAAGTTTATGCcaatacataaaattatttagttgactaaaatatcattttctggTTAAAATTTGAGAGACATTTTTGTGACTTACACTATATATGAAGTTATATATGAAGTTGTTAACCTTTCTCCAGTTATTCAATATATTGTAAAATTGTAGTTGAGCAGGACTTTTCCGTAGTTGTCGTACTTTGATATATAATGTAAGCTCATATGAACTTTCcttgtttaattataactttactGCCTTAAATCGTGCTTTGTTTTTTCACTTATCTTCTTTCAGATACTAAACATACTGAAGCAAGCATTAACCTCCAAAACCCCGCTTAGTGATGTATTATTAGGAAAGGAGTCCAAGCGATCGGTCTCATTCTCACGAGTTATTGGCTCCAGTGGTTCCAAAGATTATTTAGAAATCAAGGTAATGGTGAGCAAAGCAAAGAACAAGATTCTATTTGTTGAAGCAGATGGAGATTTTGTCGATTTTCTAGCCAGCTTCCTCACAACACCTCTTGGATCTATTATGAACCTTAAGAgtaacaatttttccttttgcctcATACCACTTCTTGCATCTATTCTGAAGATTAAGAATGGCAAATTGCCGTTGGGTTGCATTCGTAACTTATACAAAAGTGTGAAGAATCTGGATCCATCGTGGTTCATAAAGTCATCAAACAGATCCTTACTGAATCCAAAGGTGGCTCCTCATTTTGGTTGTGAGAGAAATCCACTATTGAATGCAAATCAAGATGACACTGCCAAATATTGGTGTGGCCTtagagaaatgaaaaatgagaagGGTCGTATCATCTctaaaaagagaatgatttcaAAGAAACGCGATATGCTACAACAACCAAAAGATATCAAACTTTTGGACCCAAGATCTTCAGATAGAGCAAGAAAAGATGGTGTGGGATTTATGAAGAGGCCGTGTCTATTTGTTGTGAATGATGATCTGACAGTGTTACCAATGACAACTACTTCAAGTATTTCATGTTCATTTATGGATGACACCCCGTTTACTAAATTGGAGGAACATTTGGTGAAAATAAAGAAGTCAGAGGTAATGTTCACAATCATGTTCTTTCGATATTGGCTTAAGAAAATCTGATTCATGTCAATGGTTTTATTTAAGATTTGTCTAATTATTTGTCGATTTTGGTCAGGCAATAAACCTCTTGAGGGCTTCTTTAACATCCGACAAAGGTGCTTTTACTGGGAGCCTATCCTCCTTATTGTGGACTTGGAGATTCCAAAGACTCATTCCAGGTTGGAGTTTATTTAGAAGGAAGAGAATAAAAtgggaagaaaaaagaaaaagacaaaaacgTGAGAAAGATATCGACTTAAATgataagaaagagaaaaagaaacaagaaaaaagtGTTGTAGAATCTAAAAGGGAGAAGGAAGAGAACAATAATAATTCAGTGCAGAATACAAAGGAAGAAGTCAAACCCAAAAGTGTGGGTGATAAGTGATAAAGGGTGGAGTGGAGCAATGCTGCGTTATATTTTGGTGTATGAAATAATTGTGTTTAAGTGGATTTGATGATCATTtaacgtttttttttcttgttttatgcaTGTTCTTATAATTCTTCAAGTATAACTACAAATCTATGAGGTAACATACTCTGCCAAGTTTCAAAGGCATAGAAACTGTGTTGGGAGATGCCTATGTAATAAAGCTGGTacatgattgataatcataagCTTATTGCGTGGCTTGGTATTTGTTGGTTATTTTGGAGGTGGATTAAGACTATCTACCACAGTACAacataatttggttaaaagcTGGTAAAGATAATTGTAATTAACATTCAAATTATCTCTTTTAtccattaattttttacattcaaCTATCTAacctttattataataatatttggttaaattattctttttgtcTCTATTTATCATGAAGTATCAAATtagttttcaagttttttttatattaatttgattctagtattttttttttaaatattcaatttgattattGTCGTTAATTTTGATCAAATAGTGTTAAAAGTCAACATCATAtcttaatttatgattttttttttaaatttttttctttaaattttattttgaattcttttatacatgtattttttatCGTTGTACCCtgaataaatcaaattatatcatttttttaagtgtagctaaattaaaattaaaaaagcagcacttgaattttttaaacaaaaacagagaaaaaaaagtaattaatcctttattttaagatttattaaGGTGACTTATTAAATTGTATGTCTTGTCGCTTTTAAGGCATTTACTATCCTCACCATTTACTTCTCGTGATTAAGATGTGAAATATACACGAAATTCacacataaataaaaacaataaattaactaTTTCAAAAGTCAGTAAGATTTTTAAGTCAGTGTTTTAGAAATATCAAAGACTTACTAATTTTATCaagaattaattcttttaaaaaaactcGGTGTTGTTAATCACCGCAAATTACCTGGCAGTTGTTCTCAAATTACGCAAAACACCAAAATCATGCCAAAAGTGGTTTGTATCACCTGGCAgttgttcatcaccgccaggcaatTCAACCAAAACTCAGAAAATCTGGGTTGTAGccatgtgtcgcctggcagtCGGggatgtgccgccaggcggtttctatTCACGGACCCAAAAATAAGCACAAActgatgcgtcgcctggcggtggttcatcacccgccaggcggtttctggaaaaattctagAAACTCGAATTTCAATGTAAGCAAAGGGAGATCATACACGTACATGAtataatacatacatatatgcgtaaaaatataaatagacgtggttcagctcccctaacctggtttccttagcTTATTTTGGAATTGTTGTGAGTTCCCCCTTGATCACCAATAATCCTCCTTTGATTCTATCTCTATGTAGCTCATTTCCTCACTCAATCCTCAACAAACTCTCAACTTTCGTTCTCCTCTCCCTATACAACAATAACAAATGCAGAAACCTCTTCTCTCACCTAAATTTTCCCTTATAATAGTGCCTTAACAATGGATTAATGtgctaaaacgaaaatggcatttAAAAGTGGTATAAGTGTTATTCAATGGTTCATAACACATATATTTTTCAGCCACCCTTGGTTGCTCCTTGGCCAGTTAGGGTTTCcatgccctttcaccttcatgccaaagtaaattttgacaaaaagagAGTTTAGTTTGGGGTTCACTAAGGTTCAAACCCACATCAAACCAATTATCAAATCAAagcacaaccatttaaccaattcatatttcatgataattaatataattctatgattatattatcccTCAACACGTTCtagcatattattattaaaaacaataataattaaataacacacaaacgacatacataggacttgaacccaagtcctctcacacaataaagtactctcaaccacttgagctagcactttttcacatcatagcaatccgcattaaatgccttaaagtctcctactacccacatttattaaataattatttaattaattatttaaatttctcgggtcttacaaaaacaaaaagaagcaaGAAAAGACAAGGGAAGAATCTTCTAGTACTTCCATCACATCTCAATCAGAAAACATGGAGAATCAAAGATCAGCTCCAACCAGAAAGACACTTGGAGACTATGCTATGCAACAAGGGCTAAGATATTTTTCTAGCATAGCAATACCACCCACCACCAAAATGTTGGAGATGAAGCCAGCTTTCCTCAGCTTAATCAGTTCTCATCAATTCACTGGAATGGATAATGAAGATCCATATACTTATCTCTCTACATTCTATGAATTGATAGGAACCATGGGCTTTTAAGAAGGAGATCTTGAGCATGTATACATgcgtttgtttcctttttctttggcaGGTAAAGCAAAGGAATGACTTATGTCACATCCAAACCAAAGTTTGAACAGTTGGAAGGATGTTGAGGA
Coding sequences:
- the LOC114166540 gene encoding uncharacterized protein LOC114166540 gives rise to the protein MASNEEGKISLKYWVDDKKERVIVAEASGELVDVLFSFLTLPLGTIIRLWDTSEQQQRRENTSEQQEGPGCINNLCPSFKDILGLRNNSQQQVGRENISEQLVGRGNTSEEQEGRDNNSEQQQRPDNSSEQQEGLENSSQQQQGHENTSEQQQRRENTSQQQQVEHENNSEQQQRRENTSEQQIGHENNSEQQEGPGCINKLCHNFKDILGLRSKQQVGLGCIKELYQSVNKLDSDVFRNNNCQEMLHSPRNPLESSCQRLKVKVDDTKPTKYFMCHNCLKEGSKLLVSSLSDVKCDCGSLMRKEIEMLEEHGGDDGVFVKGKAMFLIYDDLTVRRSSPSESIKSPIKLGHKKLENQIEEELDRKKILNILKQALTSKTPLSDVLLGKESKRSVSFSRVIGSSGSKDYLEIKVMVSKAKNKILFVEADGDFVDFLASFLTTPLGSIMNLKSNNFSFCLIPLLASILKIKNGKLPLGCIRNLYKSVKNLDPSWFIKSSNRSLLNPKVAPHFGCERNPLLNANQDDTAKYWCGLREMKNEKGRIISKKRMISKKRDMLQQPKDIKLLDPRSSDRARKDGVGFMKRPCLFVVNDDLTVLPMTTTSSISCSFMDDTPFTKLEEHLVKIKKSEAINLLRASLTSDKGAFTGSLSSLLWTWRFQRLIPGWSLFRRKRIKWEEKRKRQKREKDIDLNDKKEKKKQEKSVVESKREKEENNNNSVQNTKEEVKPKSVGDK